A region from the Leptospirillum ferriphilum ML-04 genome encodes:
- a CDS encoding HAD-IB family phosphatase: protein MNPVVFCDFDGTITREETFVELLRTFTPEKSEELIPRMYDLTLSLKDGVRMLLESVESRHYPEMLARMKSAPLREGFLDFLGDLKRRKIPLIVVTGGLEDFVRETLRASIRDVHSVYGLKVNTDGPFLRVCSEWESRTELVSKPRILEWAGKRMCANPPVLIGDSVTDLEAALTCPVVFARDRLARYLTDRKKDYVPFEDFIEIRKAFTEMFPVDA from the coding sequence ATGAACCCGGTGGTCTTTTGCGATTTTGATGGAACGATTACCCGGGAAGAAACGTTTGTGGAACTTCTCCGGACGTTTACTCCGGAGAAGTCTGAAGAGTTGATTCCCCGGATGTACGATCTGACGTTGTCCCTGAAAGACGGTGTCCGGATGCTTCTTGAATCTGTGGAGAGCCGGCACTATCCGGAAATGCTGGCAAGGATGAAGTCCGCTCCCCTGAGGGAAGGGTTTCTTGATTTTCTGGGCGACCTGAAAAGAAGAAAGATTCCCCTGATCGTTGTAACAGGCGGACTGGAAGATTTTGTCCGGGAAACCCTCCGAGCATCGATCAGGGACGTGCATTCCGTTTATGGACTGAAAGTGAACACAGACGGCCCATTTCTGAGAGTGTGTTCGGAGTGGGAGTCCAGGACCGAACTGGTTTCAAAGCCCCGGATTCTGGAATGGGCCGGAAAAAGGATGTGTGCCAACCCTCCGGTTCTGATCGGCGATTCGGTGACAGACCTGGAAGCCGCTCTGACTTGTCCCGTTGTCTTTGCCCGGGACCGTCTTGCACGATATCTGACGGACCGGAAAAAAGACTATGTGCCTTTTGAAGATTTTATCGAAATCCGGAAGGCCTTCACGGAGATGTTTCCCGTTGATGCCTGA
- the ricT gene encoding regulatory iron-sulfur-containing complex subunit RicT — protein sequence MTAQIKGKGPNRTLLAPWDENLVFRQGDRFIGESEIGPVPMSLVESPRIQNPEDPATQPFFRFLRFIDPQDTVKTVTLRAKESNLMNFVQERSRARNLGMNIVEVVGNLLATEFIIYYTAEGRVDFRELVKDIHANFRGRHELRQISPREHSALMDGLGPCGKPLCCSTFLKEFQSVSTRQARDFDPDMNPMKTTGMCGRLKCCLSFEKSAERQEKWVPVDNDPRGIPTGPALSPLATIA from the coding sequence TTGACGGCGCAAATCAAAGGGAAGGGACCAAACCGGACCCTGCTTGCCCCCTGGGACGAAAACCTCGTCTTCCGCCAGGGAGACAGGTTCATCGGGGAATCCGAAATTGGCCCGGTTCCCATGTCCCTCGTGGAGTCTCCCCGCATCCAGAATCCGGAGGATCCCGCGACACAACCTTTTTTTCGGTTCCTCCGTTTCATCGATCCCCAGGATACGGTGAAGACCGTCACCCTCCGGGCCAAGGAATCAAACCTGATGAACTTCGTTCAGGAGCGTTCCCGTGCAAGGAACCTTGGGATGAACATCGTCGAGGTCGTCGGAAATTTACTGGCGACGGAGTTTATCATTTATTACACGGCCGAAGGGCGAGTGGATTTTCGGGAGCTGGTCAAGGACATCCATGCCAATTTCCGGGGACGTCACGAACTGCGCCAGATCAGTCCACGCGAACATTCGGCCCTGATGGACGGTCTGGGCCCCTGCGGAAAACCTCTCTGCTGCTCAACATTCCTGAAAGAATTCCAGTCTGTCTCAACCCGACAGGCCCGGGACTTCGATCCCGACATGAACCCGATGAAAACCACCGGCATGTGCGGCAGACTCAAATGCTGCCTGTCTTTTGAAAAGTCTGCCGAGCGACAGGAGAAGTGGGTCCCCGTTGATAACGACCCTCGGGGCATCCCGACCGGACCGGCGCTCTCTCCCCTTGCCACCATCGCCTGA
- a CDS encoding TatD family hydrolase, whose protein sequence is MTLPFIDSHAHLNLMPPGTPAETVLGKAREAGLVALVNVGTDRERSRESVLLATTFPDIYATVGLHPGDAHLWDGEMEREFLELAGKIRVVAIGETGLDFSYGDPPKDVQEASFAAHLSLAQTVDLPLVIHCREAFDRVFSLLKNHSLPSRPGVFHCFTGGWEEAKMALDLGFLLSFSGIVTFRNAEDLRDVASRVPADRMMVETDCPYLAPVPYRGKTNEPAYLPETLRMLASCRKEDPGSLAETLLDNTRRLFNMDTEHPG, encoded by the coding sequence ATGACGCTTCCCTTTATCGACAGCCACGCTCATCTGAATCTGATGCCCCCCGGCACGCCTGCGGAAACAGTCCTGGGAAAGGCCCGGGAAGCCGGGCTGGTCGCCCTTGTGAATGTCGGGACAGACCGGGAACGCTCCCGGGAGTCCGTCCTGCTCGCAACCACTTTCCCTGACATTTACGCCACCGTGGGTCTCCACCCCGGAGACGCCCATCTGTGGGACGGAGAAATGGAGCGGGAATTTCTGGAACTCGCCGGAAAAATCCGCGTTGTCGCCATCGGGGAGACCGGACTGGATTTTTCCTACGGTGATCCCCCAAAAGACGTCCAGGAAGCGTCGTTCGCCGCCCATCTTTCTCTGGCGCAGACCGTCGACCTCCCGCTCGTCATTCATTGCCGGGAAGCCTTTGACCGGGTTTTTTCCCTTCTGAAGAACCATTCCCTTCCTTCCCGTCCCGGGGTGTTTCACTGCTTCACCGGCGGATGGGAGGAAGCCAAGATGGCTCTGGACCTGGGATTTCTTCTGTCTTTTTCCGGGATTGTCACCTTCAGAAATGCCGAAGATCTGCGGGACGTAGCAAGTCGGGTTCCTGCCGACCGCATGATGGTCGAAACGGATTGCCCCTACCTGGCTCCTGTTCCCTATCGGGGGAAAACAAACGAGCCGGCCTATCTTCCCGAAACCCTCAGAATGCTGGCTTCCTGCCGGAAGGAAGACCCTGGGTCACTTGCCGAAACTCTTCTGGACAATACCCGGCGTCTGTTCAACATGGACACGGAGCATCCGGGTTAA
- a CDS encoding cupin domain-containing protein, with translation MAFLIRSSGAVVKDRETMEEILGTCGVSLEFWPVQSSDRTAALLSANSPGAEEMEEILSEQDRYFQKLREALGYQTRDLVVVYPELPGLSAMLDRFRPIHYHEDDEVRYVVDGEGVFGFVLPDGDQVELLVEKGDFIRVPRLLEHWFRLTETRRIKAIRYFTGTAGWVPVYTGTPSLFSGEAARTA, from the coding sequence ATGGCATTCCTTATACGTTCCAGCGGTGCGGTGGTCAAAGACCGGGAGACAATGGAAGAAATTCTTGGAACATGCGGCGTTTCTCTGGAGTTCTGGCCTGTCCAGTCATCGGATCGGACAGCGGCCCTGCTTTCCGCGAACTCTCCCGGAGCGGAAGAGATGGAGGAAATTCTGTCGGAACAGGACCGCTATTTCCAGAAGCTTCGCGAAGCCCTTGGATACCAGACGCGCGATCTGGTGGTGGTCTATCCGGAACTGCCCGGGCTTTCCGCCATGCTCGACCGTTTTCGGCCCATTCATTACCATGAGGATGATGAAGTCCGTTATGTGGTCGACGGGGAAGGAGTTTTTGGTTTTGTTCTTCCCGACGGGGACCAGGTCGAGCTTCTTGTGGAAAAAGGGGATTTTATCCGGGTTCCCCGCTTGCTCGAGCACTGGTTCCGTCTGACGGAAACACGGAGGATCAAGGCGATTCGCTATTTCACCGGGACGGCAGGCTGGGTTCCCGTCTATACGGGAACACCGTCTCTCTTTTCCGGGGAGGCGGCCCGGACCGCCTGA
- a CDS encoding cytochrome-c peroxidase, translating to MKRWAPRRWLLFSLTAVFFLVSSRSEAASLVPLPPAPPVPSNNLMTKDKIALGKKLFFDPRLSVNGSISCAFCHVPTAGYADPKPVSLGVGGKRGGRNAPPVLNAAYFPLQFWDGRAGSLEEQALGPLTNPVEMANPNYRSIVMRLRRIREYRIWFMRVYGGPVNIDHVAQAISAFERTLVTPDSPYDRYMMGDKNALTASQKRGLALFRGKARCVICHNGALLSDFGYHNLGVPQTGPLRIDVGRYAVTHDVMDKGKFRTPTLRNVALTAPYMHDGSLRTLKDVVEFYDRGGGKSPFVKDALLVPLHLTPLEKKDLVGFLKSLTGETKTEMSYRASR from the coding sequence ATGAAAAGATGGGCCCCCCGCAGATGGCTTCTCTTCAGTCTGACAGCAGTGTTTTTCCTTGTTTCCTCGCGTTCGGAAGCGGCGTCTCTGGTTCCTCTTCCTCCGGCACCGCCGGTTCCGTCCAACAATCTGATGACGAAAGACAAGATTGCCCTTGGAAAGAAGCTTTTTTTTGATCCGCGCCTTTCTGTCAACGGATCAATCAGTTGTGCCTTTTGCCACGTCCCGACGGCCGGGTATGCGGATCCGAAGCCTGTCTCCCTGGGGGTCGGCGGCAAAAGAGGCGGTCGAAATGCCCCTCCTGTCCTGAATGCCGCCTACTTTCCTCTTCAGTTTTGGGACGGGCGTGCGGGCAGTCTTGAGGAGCAGGCCCTGGGTCCGTTGACGAATCCCGTGGAAATGGCTAACCCCAACTATCGTTCCATCGTGATGCGTCTCCGTCGGATTCGGGAGTATCGGATCTGGTTTATGCGTGTGTATGGCGGTCCTGTCAATATTGATCATGTGGCACAGGCCATTTCGGCGTTCGAGCGGACCCTGGTCACCCCGGACAGTCCCTATGACCGCTACATGATGGGAGACAAAAACGCCCTCACTGCTTCCCAGAAACGAGGTTTGGCGCTCTTTCGCGGAAAGGCAAGGTGCGTGATATGCCATAATGGGGCTCTGTTGAGTGATTTCGGGTACCATAATCTTGGGGTTCCCCAGACAGGACCCCTTCGTATCGATGTGGGACGATATGCCGTAACCCACGATGTGATGGACAAGGGCAAGTTCCGGACTCCAACCTTGAGGAACGTTGCGCTCACCGCTCCTTATATGCATGATGGATCACTCAGGACTCTGAAGGATGTAGTTGAATTCTATGACCGGGGCGGCGGAAAATCGCCTTTTGTCAAGGACGCCCTCCTTGTTCCCCTGCATCTGACGCCATTGGAGAAAAAAGATCTCGTCGGGTTCCTGAAATCTTTGACAGGGGAGACGAAGACGGAAATGTCCTACCGGGCGTCCAGATAG
- a CDS encoding 2,3-diketo-5-methylthiopentyl-1-phosphate enolase: MEEIVVTYRFGPGADPAKEARIIAVGQTAGTWDERWSSRSADLGRHLGKVQDVRSVEGGFEADVAFPALNVPDGVGALLTMIYGKYSLSGRSRIVDVRLPEEWGLPPRFGIQGIRQRTGVRGRPLFMGIFKPSLGLSPSDLAKILGETAEAGLDIIKDDEIMPDLPGCTALDRIRACRPVLEKARQKRPGQGAMLYAVNLSGSGAGLHEKARLLVKEGANALLLSAPAYGYALLEELASDPEVGVPLFVHPAFAGAYSGASDHGLDWGIVLGTLPVRAGADAVLYPAHYGSLPFSSSNERRIVGKLRQGGVLPVPSAGIHPGILPRLMDDYGPDVALNAGTGIMDHPMGPAAGVRAFFEALDRWENKESFEPGSIPGGPLKAAVGKWGT, encoded by the coding sequence ATGGAAGAGATCGTTGTGACATACCGGTTTGGTCCGGGTGCAGATCCTGCGAAGGAGGCCCGGATCATTGCGGTGGGACAGACGGCCGGGACATGGGACGAAAGGTGGTCCTCCCGGTCGGCCGATCTGGGGCGTCATCTGGGCAAGGTGCAGGACGTCCGGTCGGTCGAGGGCGGCTTTGAAGCCGATGTGGCGTTTCCGGCCCTGAATGTTCCCGACGGAGTCGGTGCTCTTCTGACAATGATCTATGGAAAATACTCCCTGTCCGGCCGTTCCCGCATCGTGGATGTGCGTCTCCCGGAAGAATGGGGTCTGCCGCCCCGCTTCGGAATCCAGGGGATCCGTCAGAGAACAGGTGTCCGGGGCCGTCCTCTTTTCATGGGAATCTTCAAGCCTTCCCTGGGACTCTCTCCGTCCGATCTGGCAAAGATTTTAGGAGAGACCGCGGAAGCGGGGCTCGACATCATCAAGGATGACGAGATCATGCCGGACTTGCCAGGGTGCACGGCTCTCGACCGGATCCGGGCGTGTCGCCCCGTTCTGGAGAAGGCCCGACAGAAACGGCCGGGCCAGGGGGCCATGCTTTATGCGGTCAATCTCTCAGGTTCTGGCGCAGGATTGCATGAAAAAGCCCGTTTGTTGGTGAAAGAGGGAGCAAATGCCCTGCTCCTCAGCGCTCCTGCCTATGGCTATGCGCTTCTGGAGGAGCTGGCGTCCGATCCGGAGGTCGGGGTTCCCCTGTTTGTCCACCCGGCTTTTGCCGGTGCCTATTCGGGAGCCTCGGATCACGGTCTGGACTGGGGGATCGTTCTGGGGACCCTTCCCGTTCGGGCCGGTGCCGATGCGGTTCTCTATCCTGCGCATTATGGGTCATTGCCTTTCTCTTCCTCTAATGAGCGTCGAATCGTCGGAAAGCTCAGGCAAGGAGGAGTTCTTCCAGTCCCCTCCGCCGGCATTCACCCGGGGATCCTTCCCCGACTGATGGACGACTACGGTCCGGATGTTGCCCTGAACGCCGGAACAGGGATCATGGACCATCCCATGGGACCCGCCGCAGGGGTTCGTGCGTTTTTCGAAGCGCTGGACAGATGGGAAAACAAGGAGTCTTTCGAGCCGGGGTCGATTCCCGGAGGTCCCCTGAAAGCGGCTGTGGGGAAGTGGGGAACATGA
- a CDS encoding peroxiredoxin gives MVPLIGQLAPDFTASAVMPDNAINEKFSLHEYLAGSTGILFFWPLDFTFVCPTEIIAFDHRLQAFEEKGVKIVGVSVDSAYTHLAWKKTPTGEGGIGPVRFPVVSDLTKSISRSYGVLLNESVALRGTFLIDRKAVVRHMVVNDLPLGRNIDEAVRMVDALHFYEEHGEVCPAGWHRGESAIKASEDGIKSYLKTHSETL, from the coding sequence TTGGTACCCTTGATTGGACAGCTGGCTCCGGATTTCACCGCGTCGGCGGTGATGCCCGATAACGCAATCAATGAAAAATTTTCCTTGCACGAATACCTGGCCGGTTCAACCGGGATTCTCTTTTTCTGGCCCCTCGATTTTACATTTGTCTGTCCGACCGAGATTATCGCGTTCGATCATCGTCTGCAGGCGTTTGAAGAAAAAGGTGTCAAGATCGTCGGGGTCAGCGTGGATTCAGCCTACACGCACCTGGCCTGGAAAAAGACCCCGACAGGTGAGGGTGGCATTGGTCCGGTACGGTTTCCGGTGGTGTCCGATCTCACGAAGTCCATTTCCCGATCCTACGGGGTCCTCCTGAACGAATCGGTGGCCTTGAGAGGAACATTCCTGATCGACCGCAAGGCGGTGGTCCGGCACATGGTGGTGAATGATCTGCCTCTCGGACGGAACATTGACGAAGCGGTCCGGATGGTGGACGCCCTGCATTTTTATGAAGAACATGGAGAAGTGTGCCCGGCCGGGTGGCATCGGGGAGAATCGGCCATCAAGGCAAGCGAAGACGGAATCAAAAGTTATCTCAAGACACACTCGGAAACACTCTAG
- the metG gene encoding methionine--tRNA ligase, with the protein MASETGAHMNWLYLTTPIYYVNDIPHIGHAYTTVACDVLARTGRMSGRPVFFLTGTDEHGQKVWQSAQKANLSPQIYVDRIMPRFRDLWKTLLISNDDFVRTTQPRHIRGVQSVLDRLWKNGEIYEGLYEGWYCLYDERFWTEKDVTEGLCPDCRRPVEQVRETNYFFRMSRHQDWLVSWYREHPEAIRPESRYNEIMGFLEKPLEDLCISRPVSRLPWGIPLPFDNRYVTYVWFDALLNYVSVPLSGPDGEAALKRLWPATHVVGKDILTTHAVYWPTLLHAMGLEPPRLIFAHGWWTVNGEKMSKSRGNAVDPIQYAGKYGPDTLRYFLLREGQFGQDADFSDKALIGRINADLANDLGNLLSRVVAMAIRASKDGQFTRPTGHTLSPELAAEAERLLPDVPKFTLNFEFHKALASLWSFVSVLNRHVDSRAPWVLARDPQKQGELETVLSDLLEGLRLVGVYLAPYMPETSAAIFTALSARESITGLSYEKDGLGGSLPETLSLAPISPLFEKRNPDGSVVKDNRTSTKNAPAENPAASSTDSASAKADPENASPSPEHKPTKPPIEIADFQSIELVPGTILAAEPVPKSKKLLKLTVDIGREQRTIVAGIQASYTPEELLGKKVLVLANLKPAKLMGVESQGMILAAQTEGGVSLITFDRPVQPGAEIR; encoded by the coding sequence ATGGCCTCCGAAACCGGCGCCCATATGAACTGGCTCTACCTGACCACCCCCATCTACTATGTCAACGATATTCCGCATATCGGGCACGCCTATACAACCGTCGCCTGCGATGTACTCGCCAGGACCGGAAGGATGTCGGGCAGGCCTGTCTTTTTTCTCACCGGAACCGACGAACATGGGCAGAAGGTCTGGCAAAGCGCACAAAAAGCCAATCTGTCTCCCCAGATTTATGTGGACCGCATTATGCCCCGGTTCCGGGATCTCTGGAAAACCCTGCTGATTTCGAACGACGATTTTGTCCGGACGACCCAGCCCCGTCATATCCGGGGTGTCCAGTCCGTTCTGGACCGGCTCTGGAAAAACGGGGAAATTTACGAAGGGCTCTACGAGGGGTGGTATTGTCTGTACGACGAACGCTTCTGGACGGAAAAAGACGTGACCGAAGGCTTGTGCCCGGACTGCCGGCGCCCGGTCGAACAGGTGCGCGAAACAAATTATTTTTTCCGGATGAGCCGCCACCAGGACTGGCTCGTTTCCTGGTACAGGGAACACCCGGAAGCGATCCGCCCGGAAAGCCGCTATAACGAAATCATGGGCTTTCTCGAAAAACCGCTGGAAGATCTGTGTATTTCCCGCCCCGTCTCCCGCCTTCCCTGGGGAATTCCCCTTCCTTTTGACAACCGGTATGTCACCTATGTCTGGTTCGATGCCCTGTTGAACTATGTCAGCGTTCCTCTCTCAGGACCTGATGGCGAAGCGGCGCTCAAGCGCCTGTGGCCAGCCACCCATGTCGTCGGGAAAGACATCCTGACAACGCATGCGGTTTATTGGCCCACCCTCCTTCACGCAATGGGACTCGAACCCCCCAGGCTGATTTTTGCCCACGGATGGTGGACCGTGAATGGGGAAAAGATGTCCAAAAGCCGGGGGAACGCCGTCGATCCGATTCAGTACGCCGGGAAATACGGACCGGACACCCTGCGCTATTTCCTTCTGCGGGAAGGCCAGTTCGGCCAGGACGCCGACTTCTCCGACAAAGCGCTGATCGGACGCATTAACGCCGACCTCGCCAACGACCTCGGGAATCTTCTTTCCCGTGTTGTCGCCATGGCGATTCGTGCTTCGAAAGACGGGCAGTTTACCCGACCAACCGGACACACCCTGTCCCCCGAACTGGCGGCGGAGGCCGAACGTCTTCTCCCGGACGTCCCGAAATTCACCCTGAATTTCGAGTTTCACAAGGCGCTGGCGTCTTTGTGGTCCTTCGTTTCCGTCCTGAACCGCCATGTCGACAGCCGGGCCCCCTGGGTCCTGGCCCGCGATCCACAGAAACAGGGGGAGCTTGAAACTGTCCTGTCGGACTTGCTGGAAGGCCTTCGACTGGTCGGCGTCTACCTGGCTCCCTACATGCCGGAGACTTCCGCCGCGATCTTTACGGCTTTGTCCGCCCGGGAATCGATCACGGGGCTTTCCTACGAAAAAGACGGCCTCGGCGGCAGTCTTCCGGAAACGCTGTCCCTTGCTCCGATTTCGCCTTTGTTTGAAAAACGCAATCCCGACGGCAGCGTCGTGAAAGACAATCGCACGTCCACCAAAAATGCCCCGGCCGAAAATCCGGCGGCTTCGTCGACGGACAGTGCTTCCGCCAAGGCCGATCCGGAAAACGCCTCGCCCTCCCCGGAACACAAACCGACAAAACCTCCCATCGAGATTGCCGACTTCCAGTCCATTGAACTTGTTCCGGGGACGATTCTGGCGGCGGAACCCGTCCCGAAATCAAAGAAGCTTCTGAAACTGACGGTCGACATCGGCCGGGAACAACGGACGATCGTCGCCGGCATCCAGGCTTCCTACACACCGGAGGAACTCCTCGGGAAAAAGGTCCTGGTTCTCGCCAACCTGAAACCCGCGAAACTGATGGGGGTCGAATCCCAGGGAATGATTCTGGCGGCCCAGACGGAGGGTGGCGTTTCCCTCATCACCTTCGACAGGCCCGTTCAGCCGGGCGCAGAGATCCGGTAA
- a CDS encoding Fur family transcriptional regulator: MKSLAATRNKGLARIRETMARAGLRLTASRIAIFRIVTEEGVHPSAEEVYQALSGEMPSLSRDTVYRTLGTFEESGLVRKFPDGEGVFRYDGKMDFHHHFTCSRCRTIFDVGVEETGVVPVPETLRSRGSIESVRLEFRGICLSCQARNGEVKAD, from the coding sequence ATGAAATCTTTGGCGGCTACCCGGAACAAGGGACTGGCCAGGATCAGGGAGACGATGGCCCGGGCCGGTCTTCGTCTGACGGCTTCGAGGATCGCGATCTTCCGGATCGTAACGGAGGAGGGTGTCCACCCGTCTGCGGAAGAAGTCTATCAGGCGCTTTCCGGGGAAATGCCGTCCTTGTCGAGGGATACCGTCTATCGCACGCTCGGAACATTTGAGGAGTCCGGGCTTGTCCGGAAGTTTCCCGACGGAGAGGGTGTTTTTCGTTACGACGGAAAAATGGATTTTCATCATCATTTTACGTGTTCCCGTTGTCGGACGATTTTTGATGTCGGCGTCGAGGAAACGGGGGTTGTTCCTGTTCCCGAAACGCTCCGTTCCCGCGGATCGATCGAGTCTGTCCGGCTTGAGTTCCGGGGGATCTGCCTGTCCTGCCAGGCCCGGAACGGAGAAGTGAAGGCAGATTAA
- the mtnB gene encoding methylthioribulose 1-phosphate dehydratase gives MPESQLIRHANKLYENGWMAGTSGNLSVRTEDGFRITPSGKHKGELSVSDLVLLPSSGVLPTGLPHRPSAEISLHQSIYRNCPDARAVYHVHTVEATVVSEWARSGSLELPPLEMLKGFGWKGGEPSPVLPVFSNHPDVRDIAANLETFFRRKREFLLPGFLIRLHGLTVWGESPDAAFKHVELFDFLFRFMVLSRSVSL, from the coding sequence ATGCCTGAAAGCCAGCTGATCCGCCATGCGAATAAACTTTACGAAAACGGCTGGATGGCCGGGACGTCGGGAAATCTTTCCGTCCGGACGGAAGACGGTTTCCGGATCACCCCCAGCGGAAAACACAAGGGGGAATTGTCTGTTTCGGACCTCGTTCTGCTGCCTTCCTCCGGAGTTCTTCCGACAGGCTTGCCCCATCGTCCTTCCGCGGAAATATCCCTTCACCAGTCAATTTACCGGAACTGTCCGGATGCACGCGCGGTTTATCATGTCCATACGGTCGAAGCAACCGTTGTGTCGGAGTGGGCCCGTTCAGGCAGCCTCGAACTCCCGCCTCTGGAAATGCTCAAGGGGTTCGGATGGAAAGGAGGGGAGCCCTCCCCGGTTTTGCCCGTTTTTTCAAATCATCCCGATGTCCGGGATATTGCCGCCAATCTGGAAACGTTTTTCCGACGAAAGCGGGAATTTCTTCTTCCCGGGTTTCTGATCCGGCTCCACGGACTGACCGTGTGGGGCGAATCACCCGACGCGGCATTCAAGCATGTGGAACTCTTCGATTTTCTCTTTCGCTTTATGGTTCTTTCCCGTTCGGTTTCTCTCTGA
- a CDS encoding DNA polymerase III subunit delta' — MTSKNTRNREEPRLPDLLQRLLIAGRSVPIPATYLFHGPRGIGKKQAALLWSRHLLCTRPGHPDMTACPSCAQFDKFSPENVHHPDILQISPGEGTSIPIDETRRLLSELSNAPLLGSRRTAILDEAHLLTESAANSLLKTLEDPPEKTLIILVTPYPDNLLPTLLSRTVSVGFSGRTREEMEESLETLPGHNRMSSAEKNMLFLFSRGAPGQLDALRNSPQWPLFDKLPRALTQPQTGTLFDMDLIPLLSDPSGFPFLLDTMESLLLDLYRMDAGDTRTSLPVPSGLRNAVSHLKREEFHDRVQRLRTLTIHNINRSLAVEELLWDWNETLASVNDETPKSD; from the coding sequence ATGACTTCCAAAAACACCCGGAACAGGGAAGAGCCCCGTCTTCCGGACCTTCTTCAACGTCTTCTCATCGCTGGACGATCGGTGCCCATTCCGGCCACCTATCTTTTTCATGGTCCCAGAGGCATTGGCAAGAAACAGGCGGCCCTCCTCTGGAGCCGTCATCTTCTGTGCACCCGTCCGGGACATCCGGACATGACGGCATGTCCATCGTGCGCACAGTTCGACAAATTTTCTCCGGAAAACGTTCATCATCCGGACATTTTGCAGATCTCCCCGGGGGAGGGGACTTCCATCCCGATCGACGAAACCCGGCGGCTCCTTTCCGAGCTTTCGAACGCTCCCCTGCTCGGAAGCCGGAGAACAGCCATCCTCGATGAGGCGCATTTACTGACGGAAAGCGCCGCAAACAGCCTCCTGAAAACCCTTGAGGATCCCCCGGAAAAAACTCTGATCATTCTTGTCACGCCTTATCCGGACAATCTCTTGCCGACACTTCTTTCGCGCACTGTATCCGTAGGCTTTTCCGGACGCACCCGGGAGGAAATGGAAGAGTCTCTGGAAACCTTGCCCGGACACAACAGGATGTCATCTGCGGAAAAAAACATGCTGTTCCTTTTTTCCCGGGGAGCTCCCGGACAGCTGGATGCTCTCCGGAACTCCCCGCAATGGCCTCTTTTCGACAAACTCCCCCGGGCTCTGACGCAACCCCAAACGGGGACCCTTTTTGACATGGACCTGATTCCCCTGCTCTCTGACCCGTCCGGATTCCCCTTTCTTCTCGACACCATGGAATCCCTCCTTCTCGACCTGTACCGCATGGATGCCGGAGATACCAGGACATCCCTGCCCGTTCCCTCCGGTCTCAGAAACGCCGTTTCCCATTTGAAGAGAGAGGAGTTTCATGATAGAGTCCAGAGATTACGAACATTGACCATTCATAACATCAACCGTTCTTTGGCCGTTGAGGAACTTCTCTGGGACTGGAACGAGACCTTGGCTTCCGTCAATGATGAAACGCCAAAATCCGACTGA
- the tmk gene encoding dTMP kinase, translating into MNNPATGILITFEGIDGSGKSTQARDIHNALSLAGLNVRLSREPGATPLGEEIRNILLSDKVPVGNLAELFLFLADRAEHVQDVLRPSRSNGEVLLVDRFIDATTAYQGYGMGHPLSLIENLHKTILQEIEPFRTFLLDIDPLAASERIRNRGEKKNRIEERGLEFFRKVRNGYLEIAKQNPHRFRVLDATLPREELNRAILNDLEPPLLTHAARRRTGG; encoded by the coding sequence ATGAATAATCCCGCAACCGGCATTCTGATCACTTTTGAGGGCATTGACGGCTCCGGAAAATCCACCCAGGCCAGGGACATCCACAATGCGTTGTCTCTCGCCGGCCTGAATGTCCGACTTTCCAGAGAACCCGGTGCCACTCCTCTGGGAGAAGAGATCCGGAATATTCTTCTGTCGGACAAGGTTCCGGTCGGGAATCTTGCAGAGCTCTTCCTCTTTCTGGCAGACCGGGCGGAACATGTCCAGGACGTCTTGCGGCCCTCCCGTTCAAACGGAGAAGTCCTTCTGGTTGACCGCTTTATCGATGCGACCACGGCCTATCAGGGATATGGCATGGGTCATCCTCTGTCCCTGATTGAAAATCTGCACAAGACGATCCTTCAGGAAATTGAGCCGTTTCGCACATTTCTCCTGGACATCGATCCCCTGGCCGCCTCGGAGAGGATCCGGAACAGGGGGGAAAAGAAAAACCGGATCGAAGAACGGGGCCTGGAGTTCTTCCGGAAAGTCAGAAACGGTTACCTGGAGATCGCAAAACAGAACCCGCACCGATTTCGCGTCCTGGATGCCACACTCCCCCGGGAAGAATTGAACCGCGCCATTCTTAACGACCTGGAGCCCCCTCTGCTGACGCATGCGGCGCGCCGGAGGACCGGAGGATGA